In Erigeron canadensis isolate Cc75 chromosome 8, C_canadensis_v1, whole genome shotgun sequence, the DNA window AGTATTGCAACCTGCTGGCTGGCTGACTCAGGTAACTTACCACCGTAATATATTGtgaagttttttttatctacaGAACTTGTGTTTACTAGCTGTGTTTCAGTTCTAAGCTTTTATATTAGTTctagtttttctttattttggaACATACATATGTGGCTGTAGTAGCTTTGCGAGACCCAAATTGGTGTTTGTATAGTTATTCTGTGGACATCTAGCAGAACCTCTTTTACTCCCTATTGCCATAAATATTGTTTTGCTACTTTGGTAGGAAGTTTATTTTGGCTACTACCTAATTCATATTCAGTAGAAGCTTGGTTGCAACTGGTTCAATAGAAAAGATATATGCTTGTCCATCTTACCGGTCATTGCATTATGATAACTATAATACATAAAGCCACCATTTATTCTCCAACTCTTGGTCACGTCGTGCCTGCCATGACAGATTTTCTTGTCACAAGTTATCTCAGTTGCTTTTGTTTATATTCAGTATGGTTTCAATTCCAATATATACCATTATGCTGGCAACTTGGCATCTTGTTACCCTTACAGTGTACTTAATGGATTTTGTTATGCCTTTTCAATAGTAGTTATCTTGCAAAAAGGTTGGTCTGTTTGGCAACCCTTCCCAAGGACCAATTCAAACTCAATGAGCAGCTGGTGATGCTGCCCTTGAAAGACCAGCACTATTGAACCCCCCATTCTGGAGCgttttgatatattatatattgttaaagTGAAAGGAACAAGATAATGCTACAAATGAATAACCTGGAATGcacctttttttgttttatataatggATTCTGTGATTGAATGTCACTAGACATAATATATCAATATGAGAGAGCCATTTTAAAGAGTACAAAATCAGAATTACTACAATCCCTTTTAGAACAAGGTGACTTAGCTGATACATGATTATATCTGGAATGCATCTTGTTAAATCATTATGTGCAAAATGCAATAATTTGATTAATGTTTTTTACCATTCTGCCCATGGTCACATTTGTTTTTTCTAGATGTGTCAAAATGGGTCGGTCGGGTAATTGGTTAAAATGGGGTTCTTTATTGTTTGAAATTGGGTCTCTTGTTGGTTGGAATTTGGATGATGACAAAAGCTATGTCGTTTTGACGTTTTGAGAATAGTCCACTTTCTTGGATGATGCTTTAGAAGGTAAGGATGACTTTTGACATTTTATCTATTTAGCTAACCTCTTTTCTGTCTTTATTTCACTCGTTTGAGCTTTTCTTATTACAAAGGAAATGGGTAAAAATTGTCCCTTCTTTTCTATGTTTAGAATCTTTGCTAGAAAGATTGGTGGTTTGTAATGTAAACAGAGTTTGATGTTTGGAAAAGTTGATTAGTAATTCTTTATGTATGCAGGTAGGCAGCAAAGATAGATAGTGGAGACCTGCAGTTTAGATGAAAAGACCCGATATTCCCATCTTttcatattattgttttttttttttttttttggctctTTACAAACTATTTGTACTGATCATGAGGTTATCAGGAAActagaaaacttttttttttttgctaagtTGTGGGATGGTGtgatgtttttttgttttagcaAGTGATTAGAATACTGGAGATTGTGATATGCAAATGAACCTGGACCATATTAATTCTTTATGGACCAGCAGTTACGTTAGTGTCATATTAGCTACATTTTTGCTCAAAATAGCTCTACGTTTTAGCTTTAGTTATACACATTTTTTCTCAGAGAAATTCCTTCCATTATAGGTCTAGGttgcttcatatatatatgcttttcaGTAGAGGAAAGTAGTGTAGTAAAGCATTTATTTTGGTTCAGATTTGACCGATGATATGTATAACCGATAAGGCATCTATTGGTTTGGCCCTGAACAAAAGTACTTCCTATAGGTAAAATAAGCCTGTTTCTTTGTTTAAATGATTGAAATGTTATGAAAAAACTTGTCCTCGTTCCACCTAGAATACAATGACATAAAGCCTAAGACAGGTCTGTTCTAGAACCAAACAGTCTTTAAACACATGATATTAGCTGGCCTCCTGTTGTTGGTTGGTCTATTGGCTAACACATTTTTTGATCGGTAAGACAGCTGCCTTGCGTGTTCTGTGTAATTAtctgttttttctttattaatccaattattaagaaaaagaaagacaTCAGAAATTACGGTTTCCATGGTGTGGTCCAAGGCAGGTAAGCCATCACATGTCCTTTGTTTCCTGATGTTTGGAATGTCTTTGTTGCTTCTGGACATATATCCTTGTCCAGTTTGTAGTCACTTGGCAGAATTCCATGTCGATATAGTAGCCAGTCATCCAACATTATACACATTAGTTAAACTTTTATCATCCGTCATAGTTGTGGCCCCAACAGTACTGGGGTTACAATCCGGTCTCGTCAAAATATTCAGTTTCTTACTTCAACTTTTTCTGAAGTTTAAATATCTTTCCTCATTTCAAATCTTGTAACGCTAATGAATGTGGTATTACATGtacaacaagcaagtagttgtATGAAacaatgtgtatatatattaacattacaaataataacatttttagATGTATAACTTAAAAAAGGTATGGAGATGATCACATGAATGTATATACCAGTTAATGGACCTAAGCTAGGATAAAAGCATGGATGTTTTTATATGTTATCGAAACCTTAGTGAAGTGAGAGCCAATGTGATCAGTGACATATTGGAAATGTCTTTGATCTTAGGTATTTTATTTGGTTCGAATCTAGTGGATTCTTAGAAGGGTTTTTTGAAAGTCATAAAGATATAATGATATATTCTTATAATTTAGAGTAGTATAACATTGccgttttaaaaaattttcttatGTGAAGTGGAACAAATGAATAGATGGCTACCAACCAAGGCACTAACCGTTAAATATagaatggatggatggatggatatTTATATTATTGGGGAAATCACTACCACTCCTTACATTACACCATCCGCCACCTTGTTGTCGTATGTCCCCCCATGTCAATATCACTACATTCATATATTTAATCCATTAATTCTTCATCatcatattttctttctttttcttttttttttttcattctaaaCTTTAATGTTACATGGGTTCTTTAAGTGAACTCCTAGCTAAAGAAGgattttcaaattcaaattctaAACACTTGAAAGTTAAATCCAATACAACACTAGTTAATAATAATGATCATGACTCCATTTCTTTGCCTATCTACATTTGCCATAACCGTAAAAGCTTTGATGTCCCTAAACACAAAAAAACGGCTTCAATCGTTTCATCAAAAGGCCGTCGTTCGTCCCTTTCTAACGAACCTGCCATTGATGAAGTCGCCACTAAAGCTGTTATCTCCATTCTAAGTGGCTATGCAGGTACTAACTAACTAACTAACTAACTAACTAACTagcttctttatatatatatagaaaaacttTTTAGTATGGTATAAATAACTAACTTCTTGAGAGATACCCAATTATTATTGCTTATGCAGGAAAGTACTTAAAAAACAAAGATTTTCGAGATTCTTTGAGAGAAAAATGTACTTCATGTTTTGTGAGAAGAAGTAGTGAGTTATCAGATAATGGTATTTTTGCAAATATGAAGTTAGGAATTGAGAGTATCGAGAAGTTAATTGATAATCCAGGGACAGTTAAGGAGTTGAAAATCAAATCATTAAGGAACGCGATAGGCTTTTTAACAATAGTTGCGGCGTTAAATTGTAAAGAATCAAGAAATGGGACAACATGTGGGACTCCAAATTCACATCTTTCAGCTTGTGCTCAGCTTTATTTGTCCATTGTTTATAAGCTTGAGAAGAATGATAGAATTTGTGCTAGACATATGCTACAAGTATTTGTCGATTCACCTCAATTAGCTAGAACACACTTGTTACCGGATCTTTGGGACCATTTTTTTCTTCCACATCTCCTTCATCTCAAAATTTGGTTCAATAGACAAGTTGAAACACTTTCGGATGATAGTTTGCATGATCAACAAGAACGGATGAAACATTTGACTAAGGTTTATGAAGATCAAATGGATATGGGTACAGTTCAGTTTGCTCTGTACTATAAAGAATGGCTTAAAACTGGCGGTCAACCTCCTGCCAATCTTCCTTCTGTCCCTTTGCCTTCAAGCAATTTATTGTCAGCTAATTCTTCTACACGACGAAGGAGTAGTTCATCCTTCAACAAAATGTTGTAAGTACTAAAATCCTTTGTTCAAATGCTTATTGTTCAAATGTGTGTTTTAAATAATATGAATGAGATAATCAGTTGTTATGAAATATGAAATAAGTTGTCTAAGATGTTTGGATGTGCGATGATCCAAAAAATAGTAAAGGGCTACAAaactatctatctatactattatactAAATACGTGCCCCTATTCATTCTAAGATTAGGGAGCTCGCATAGATATATGCCCTATGACTCTTTCTTGCCCACCAAATAACTAATCTCATTTTGTCCCTCTCTCTTCAACTACCATAAAAGACTAATGCGACATGCTTTGACTCTCAGTTGTTAAGGCATGTCATATTTCTTCTCAGAAGAATCCTTTTTCGGCAATTTGATCTATTAGTAGCTTAAATAAGAAGAATTTGTCAGAGACACAATAATCTATCATTATTACCACTTCAAGTGTCAGAATGCACTCAACATTATCTCTTACAACACATTTTACTATAGTGGAATGTCTGATcaaaatatttgttataattGTTATCACATATCGCTTTTGAGCTAGACTGTTCACAACTGGTTTGGCTCATAATATAGCAGTTTATCAGTTGTAAACTGCACATCCTATAATATGTTTTTGTGTTGTTATATGACATATTCCTCAATCATGAAGACAACGTACTATATTTGGCATTCCTATTGAGAAACAACCATCAATGGAGTTCGACTATGAAGCTATGCAacaaaaggaagaagaagaagaagaagtgtgtatAAATGATTATAGCAATAACCAAGAAAACAATATCAATGTATGTTCACCCCAATTTTTGGCATTTGCTACTAAACTATGCAAACAATGTGTTCTACTAATCTATTTTCTTGAATACTGACAGAATAGACTCACTGGTCTTCATAAACCATCAAGCTTAACTTCAATCAAGCAAGACTATACACGGTTTCTTCCCTGTCAAAGCTCAGTAACCGAACCCCAAGTGATGAATTCACGTGTAGTTGCATTTACATGTTCATCAGACCTAACCCGAGCTATTAACACAATTACCATGTCTGAAAGTTTAGCAGAATGTGAAACGGCGATCCGTGACATGACCAAAGCATGGTTAGATGATCCTTCAATCGAAAATATATTGTCCAAGCCATCAATAATAGAAGGTTTGCTAGAAGTGTTGTTTGCATCTAGCAATGAAGAAATCCTTGAGCTAGTCATCTCATTGTTAACCGAATTTGTATCCAAAAACGAATCACATGGCAAGATCATACTGAGCTTAGATCCACAACTCGAGGGTTTTATGAATCTCATGAGAAACAGCAGCTTGTTCTTGAAAGCAGCATCTCTACTCCACTTAGTGAAGCCAGAAGCCAAACAGATGATATCCATAGAATGGATCCCTTTAGTTCTACGTGTTCTTGAATTTGGAGATCAAACACAAACTCTATTCAGTGTTCGTTGCAGTCCTCATGTGGCAGCATATTACTTCCTTGACCAACTTCTCAACAGGTTTGACCAAGACCGGAATTTGGAGAATGCGAGACAAGTTATTTCTCTTGGAGGGTTGAGTTTATTGTTGAGAAGAATGGAGATTGGGGATACCATGGAAAAGATCAAGGCCATTTTCGTCATTTATTGCTGTATTACAGCAGATGGAAGGTGTCGCCATTACTTGGTCGATAACTTGAACCCTCAGCTAATTCTTGAGCTCTTGGTCCATGCAAAAGAGTTCGACTGCAATGAGATCACAGTCTGTTTGCTTGTCGAGTTAATCTGCCTGCGTAGGTAAAATCTATAACTCTACGTGGTAAAATCGTCAAATTGGGTAATGGGTTGAAATTTGTGCTGCTAAAAAATCGTCGTTTTTTGTATTTGTCAAACTGGTCCATTCAGACTGTTTCGCCAGAAACACTATTTCTCCATGTCTTCTACAGATGAATCAGAGTATATTatagtaattaatttttttgaataaaatgcTTTACATGGTTTAACGTTTAATAAGTACACGTTGGATGACCTTCGACCCATAGCGTATAACCTTGTGAGCTTCttatttttttcgttttttcttTCCAACTGGCTTGGTAGATAGAACATAATTACAACTCGATTAAAACTAATTGGGTCGAAACCATCACCCCTTAAGATGACAATTACTAAATGTATCATAAAACTTGTGAGGTCTGATTCTGTTTTTTCCTGCATTTAGATTGGAGCAAAGAACCAAACTTTTCGATAAACTATTAACGGGGTGGGATTGCTTGAACACTATGCAAATCTTGCTAGTTTCTTTACAAAGAAGTACACGAGAAAACCGCCCCTTGGTTGCTGCTATAATGCTTCAGCTTGATCTTATGGTAACACTTTCTTGATGAATGGATAACTATTTGCATCTTTTTATTAAGTCTTCATGTAGCATCTATTCATTGCAGGGAGATCCTCTGAAGAGTAGTGTGTACCGACAGGAGGCCATAGAGGCTTTAACCAAAGCAATGGATCCTCAAATATGTAGTgaaaatgttcaagaacaagCAACGAAAGCCTTATTGATACTAGGAGGCAGGTATGCGTACACAGGCACTCCTGAAGTAGAAAAGTGGATCATGAAAGAAGCTGGTTATAATGAAAGCTTGGAGGG includes these proteins:
- the LOC122611215 gene encoding putative E3 ubiquitin-protein ligase LIN, translated to MGSLSELLAKEGFSNSNSKHLKVKSNTTLVNNNDHDSISLPIYICHNRKSFDVPKHKKTASIVSSKGRRSSLSNEPAIDEVATKAVISILSGYAGKYLKNKDFRDSLREKCTSCFVRRSSELSDNGIFANMKLGIESIEKLIDNPGTVKELKIKSLRNAIGFLTIVAALNCKESRNGTTCGTPNSHLSACAQLYLSIVYKLEKNDRICARHMLQVFVDSPQLARTHLLPDLWDHFFLPHLLHLKIWFNRQVETLSDDSLHDQQERMKHLTKVYEDQMDMGTVQFALYYKEWLKTGGQPPANLPSVPLPSSNLLSANSSTRRRSSSSFNKMLQRTIFGIPIEKQPSMEFDYEAMQQKEEEEEEVCINDYSNNQENNINNRLTGLHKPSSLTSIKQDYTRFLPCQSSVTEPQVMNSRVVAFTCSSDLTRAINTITMSESLAECETAIRDMTKAWLDDPSIENILSKPSIIEGLLEVLFASSNEEILELVISLLTEFVSKNESHGKIILSLDPQLEGFMNLMRNSSLFLKAASLLHLVKPEAKQMISIEWIPLVLRVLEFGDQTQTLFSVRCSPHVAAYYFLDQLLNRFDQDRNLENARQVISLGGLSLLLRRMEIGDTMEKIKAIFVIYCCITADGRCRHYLVDNLNPQLILELLVHAKEFDCNEITVCLLVELICLRRLEQRTKLFDKLLTGWDCLNTMQILLVSLQRSTRENRPLVAAIMLQLDLMGDPLKSSVYRQEAIEALTKAMDPQICSENVQEQATKALLILGGRYAYTGTPEVEKWIMKEAGYNESLEGGFCGRYYVVEGSNHADEYDEIEHWQRKTAMVLWISGGKELIGALGESIANGIPCLARTSLVTVAWMSKFVHTVGDGDILQSINFSTLIRQLIQSLSRDNTIEERVLSSLSLLFLSTSSGLLSEISDDEKKAMMVHLRNISKLTWTAKKLGSIITGSPSRRHSGL